One part of the Suncus etruscus isolate mSunEtr1 chromosome 2, mSunEtr1.pri.cur, whole genome shotgun sequence genome encodes these proteins:
- the LOC126001647 gene encoding ice-structuring glycoprotein-like — MCPRHLAAALLLAAAALPAATATAAATRPAAAGAAAAAADHRGAAAAPTAATAAAAAAPTAAHPVAPAAVAVTTATTATATATTATATTATAAAATTATAATATAATAATATTATAATTTTATHGVSREDSGDAAAVVAVAAVAVAVVAVATATAAGATELAAVGAAAAAAVAAVGAAAVPPWSAAAAAAPAAAGLVAAAVAVERAAAARSNAAARCKAHMLLLGGCQLLDTCCRDCW; from the exons ATGTGTCCCCGACACCTAGCAGCAGCATTGCTTCTGGCAGCAGCAGCCCTTCCCGCAGCCACAGCCACAGCTGCAGCAACAAGGCCTGCAGCAGCAGgtgcggcggcggcagcagcagacCACAGGGGTGCTGCAGCAGCCCCCACAGCAGCCACGGCAGCAGCCGCAGCAGCCCCCACAGCAGCCCACCCGGTAGCACCTGCAGCAGTAGCAGTCACTACAGccaccacagccacagccacagccaccacagccacagccaccacAGCCACAGCCGCCGCAGCCACCACAGCCACAGCCGCCACAGCCACAGCTGCCACAGCCGCCACAGCCACCACAGCCACCGCAGCCACCACAACCACAGCAACCCATGGTGTTAGTAGAGAGGATTCAGGAGAT GCTGCGGCTGTGGTGGCTGTGGCTGCggtggctgtggctgtggtggCTGTAGCGACTGCTACTGCTGCAGGTGCTACCGAGTTGGCTGCTGTGGGGGCTGCTGCGGCTGCTGCCGTGGCTGCTGTGGGGGCTGCTGCAGTACCCCCGTGgtctgctgctgccgccgccgcacCTGCTGCTGCAGGCCTTGTTGCTGCAGCTGTGGCTGTGGAAAGGGCTGCTGCTGCCAGAAGCAATGCTGCTGCTAGGTGCAAGGCTCATATGCTGCTGCTAGGTGGATGCCAGCTTTTGGACACATGCTGTAGGGACTGCTGGTAA